The Acipenser ruthenus chromosome 26, fAciRut3.2 maternal haplotype, whole genome shotgun sequence genomic sequence TATCCTGGTAGCATTTTAAGTTGGTGACTCCTACAATCCCAGCCTGACCAACCTAAAACAAATAATGGTATTTTAAATGGTAGGGTCAATTGCTGTAGACAGTGTTTGATATAGACTCCAGAAAAATGACAACCAATTACATTATACTCCATtgaaaaaaaaggccaacaaatgTGTCTTAAGCATGCATGGTTTTTAACATGATCCAAGCTTACTCTAAGGATgactttcaaacacacacacacacacacacacatatatatatatatatatatatatatatatatatacacagacatgctcaaatttgttggtacccttacagctcattgaaataatacttcattcctcctgaaaagtgatgaaattaaaagctattttatcatgtatatttgcatgcctttggtatgtcatagaataaagcaaagaagctgtgaaaaaagatgaattattgcttattctacaaagatattctaaaatggactggacacatttgttggtaccccttagaaaagataataaataattggattatagtgatatttcaaactaatttgtttctttaattagtatcacacatgtctccaatcttgtaatcagtcattccgcctatttaaatggagaaaagtagtcactgtgctgtttggtatcattgtgtgcaccacactgaacatggaccagagaaagcaaaggagagagttgtctgaggagatcagacagaaaataatagacaagcatggtaaaggtaaaggctataagaccatctccaagcagcttgatgttcctgtgacaacagttgcaaatattattaagaagtttaaggtccatggaactgtagccaacctccctgggcgcggccgcaagaggaaaatcgaccccagattgaacagaaggatagtgcgaatggtagaaaaagaaccaaggataactgccaaagagatacaaggtgaaggtacgtcagtttctgatcgcaccatccgtcgctttttgagcgaaagtgggctccatggaagaagacccaggaggactccacttttgaaagaaaaacaaaaaaaagccagactggaatttgctaaaatgcatattgacaagccacaatccttctgggagaatgtcctttggacagatgagtcaaaactggagctttttggcaagtcacatcagctctatgttcacagacaaaaaaatgaagctttcaaagaaaagaacaccatacctacagtgaaacatgaaggaggctcagttatgttttggggctgctttgctgcgcctggcacagggtgctttgaatctgtgcagggcacaatgaaatctcaaaactatcaaggcattctagagcgaaacgtactgcccagtgtcagaaagctctgtctcagtcgcaggtcatgggtcctccaacaggataatgatccaaaatacacagctaaaagcacccaagaatggataagaacaaaacattggactattctggtggccttctatgagtcctgatctgaatcctatcgaacatctatggaaagagctgaaacttgcagtctggagaaggcacccatcaaacctgagacagctggagcagtttgctcaggaagagtgggccaaactacctgttaacaggtgcagaagtctcattgagagctacagaaaacgtttgattgcaatgattgcctctaaaggttgtgcaacaaattATTAGGTTatcggtcccatcatttttgtccatgccattttcatttgttttattatttacaatattatgttgaataaaaaaatcaaaagcaaattctgatttctattaaatatggaataaacaatggtggatgtgaattacttttgtcagtttcaagttatttcagagaaaattgtgcattctttgttttttgtggaggggtaccaacaaatttgagcacgtctgtatatatatatatatatatatatatatatatatatatatatatatatatatatatatatcgaaagTAAGAAACAACTGAGCGaaaaaactttgttttaaattacGGGTAACCGACTGAACGATGCATGCATCTGGATTCTGGATGGAAATCTTCAAGATATGCTGTAATTCTGTTCACTTAGCACAACCAATAGTAACAGAAACACCACATACTGTGAATGCTACACATGTTCCGTGTTCCTCAATTTGTAGCATagaacaattaataaataaaaatacagtatttacaaccGACGAAATTcctaaagtaaaagaaaaactgtaaagctacgtcttagttggtgcttatcttggcgagagccgagttcaaatcagcatgaagtgttaacatctactctcgtgtaatggaaataatcAAGATGCAATTGCATTATGTGCTCTATCGCTTTGTGCTGTCAGGGGGCGCTGATTTACAAAATCACAACATCTTGTCTAGGAACAATGTAAATCAATTATACACAACATGCGGTTTGCCAAAATACatcttaaattatatatatatatatatatatatatatatatatatatatatatatatatatatatatatatatatatatatatgacgcgGCACCCTACAGCAAGTGACAATTGATTGGCAGTGTATTGTCTATATACCGCGAACAGATTGGCGGTGATTGATACAGCAGTGGGAGGTGACCACTCTGCCTGGACAGACACTGTAGGAGTAATAATTACTGTAAGTATAATGTACATCGTTTTCGGAGAGGAAATAAATATAAAGAATAAGTAAAGAACTCTGTAGTAATAGTAAGGGGGACTGGAACTgtgaatataaaaaacaaatcacagaTAATATTGTGTGCATCTGATTACACATAACAGCACCGAAGGGTTTAACTAATTTAAGATACCGGTACCCAGTAGTGAGCAGCTGGTTAGGTGAGAGAAAGCTAACGGAATAGAAGCGTCAGCAATTAGTGTTAATATTATGCAGAGGTAGTCTTATCAAATTCAATAAGCAGCCTGAGGATTAGTGTACTAAACCTTCCTAAAATAGAAAAGGGCAGACATATTTCATAAGCAGAATTTACAACCGTGCTGtactactataaataaataaaatcagaaatgAAGTTGATATTAAGCAAACAAAGCATACGTTTTCAAATGCAGTCATTTGAAGATTGCAGACCCCATTtatgtgtattatttatataCGAATGAACTGGCCATTGTATGTGCAGACGCGCCCCGCTGTGTCATTCTCCAttacaattaattatttattagctgcttttaaaacaaaaccgaAACAATATTTCAAAAATTAAACtcttaaagataaaaaccgaaaatgcagAACACTAGTCATACTGTGCATCGTGTAAGGTGGAGAGTTCTCTTTATAATTTACTTGTCAGCGTGAAATTGAAACTAAAAAAGGAACAAGATAGAAGCATCAGTGGACAGAATTTGTTTGGCTACCATACTTAGTGTACTTTTTGATTCTTGTTCGAAAAACCAACTTCAGTGagtatgttgtttgttttgtataacattttttttttatcattaggCTAAAGATAAGATACATTAATGGCAGGTATGAATGCTTTTTGAGGTGTAATTGAAATGTGATTTGCATTTCAGTCACATTTTCATCAAGCGctttggatttttattttatttaatttcttaacattattataataaaatgattttattccaTAGCTTTATTTGATTTCCAAACACTGGAACATCAGATATAAAGACAGAAACTGAAAGGAGACATCCTGTTGCCTTCTTTAACAATACAGACAGGTAAGTAATCTAAGTAATTACTTTAAATTCAGAGACTAGTCTTCTGACAAAAGGTCCTTAATCAAggttatttattcatatatatatatatatatatatatatatatatatatatatatatatatatatatatgtacacatatGTTCTTACATTTCTGTGCATATGTTGAACCTTAtggtttgttttcctttattgtcattttttcacataataataataatattactatgcTCTTGAACACTCTGTAGTGAGGTTCCCAAAGCAGATGGGTTTTACAGGAGGattttgtctgtttttgtttctgtgtttaaaaaaaaaaaaaaataaaaaaaaaaatgtaaaaacaaaactacaatttCAGAGACATTCCCCCATCCCCCACAAAGatcaaagatcttttcaaaatggccgctctagtgcactgacagtgtaaggattgtattgcccacattgtcaaacatgtaacacagcaataatgatccatgatgtgatacggaacacaaaagacagagcacttgttatggttttttttattttttatcgttctttctgcagtgatttagaggacagatctcaaactctAGTGcgctagagcggccattttgaatcagactttaaagttataagtgtaaaaattgTCAAgatgttaagaatgaaaagaaaaattacaggtccattatttaaacagttgtagcaacacgtggggacgtgtaacgttaTATTTTGCAGAACCCTGCTACTACTTTTTAACACCTTCACATCAACGGAAATGTGAAAGTTGACATGGGCTAGCCAATGAGAACTAAATAACAGAACTCAACTTTGTTTTGAAACCACATAGCTTTCTTAAATATGTTGTTGCACCACCGTTCTCAAGCTGCTTCAACAGGAGGTACCTAGTCTTGTTGCCTTTTCTCTGAGGTCGTATTTTGCTGCATTCATGTTCTTTTCACTTTGCGTGCAGGTAACACATTCTGATGGGCTGGTGTGTTTTAATGACAGAAAATGTTACTGTCAGGTTAACCGCACACCATACTGAGCTCAAATGGGCTTTCCTCATTTGTCAAGAGACTCTGCATGTACAGTGCAGTATTGTATCACCCTCATTGGAAGAGATGGCCACAGCCTTAAAAAAAGCAATGGGCTTGATTGAGATCACATGTTTTCAATAGAGTAGGAGTAGGAGATAggagataccttttattggactaaataaacaataatgaatgactagctttcaagacctcaaactTTTCTTCTTCAGGttaaagtaggaaagagagattgatgttttattgtttagttagtccaataaaaggcatcacatctccttctctttgtctatcatccctggactgatacggctaccatttcatctatgaACCACTTTTGAATGTCAACATAATTTATTTGGAGTCCAGTTCAAATCCAGTTTGAATCCAAAAGGTTATGTTGCATTAATGCTTTTTGAATATTGCCTGGGTTTCATGATGCTCTCTTTCGTTTATGCTAGGAGTCCCATCAAGAAGCAGGAGAATGCAGGCAGGTAACCCAGACAGCCAGGAGGCGGGTACCCTCCCGGGGGGGTTGAGGTTGTGGACCAACAGTTATGTCAATGGGGCGGCATCCACTTTTCTGACGACTTTGGTGACCTTCCCCATTTACAAGACCATCTTCAGGCAGCAGCTTCACACAGTGATGGTACAGGAGGCTTTACAGCAGCTCCACAAAGAGGGGCTCTCCAAATTCTACAGAGGTGTCCTGCCTCCTCTTCTGGGTAAGACAGTGCAGGGGATTGTGCTGTTCGGCACTTATGACACAGTACTGCACTGGATGTCTCCCCAGGCCACTCTGAACAGGCCCCAGTCCCTTTATCATTGCTCCCTTGCAGGGATGCTATCTGGATTTATCGAAGctctggtcctgactccctgtgAGAGAGTCCAGAATGTGTTGCAGGACAGCCGCAAGGACGCCAGGCTGCCCACCATCCGCAGCATCCTACAGGAATTCAACTCGTACGGAGTGGGGAAGAGACTGAAGCTGGGGTATTACAGGGGCCTCTTCCCCATTATTTTCCGAAACGGCCTGGGCAGTGCCCTCTACTTCGGCTTCAAGGACCCCATTCGTGATGCCCTGTCGGAGAAGGGGCTGCCCAGCTGGCTCTCCTCCTTTGTTTCAGGGAGTGTCAACGGCATGGGGGCCAGCCTCCTGCTCTACCCCCTGAGCGTGCTCATCACCAACATGCAGGCGCAGGTGGGAGGGGAGGTGCGCAGCACAGGCCACTCCTTCAGGGCACTCTGGGAGTCCCGTCAAGGCAGGGTGTCCTTGCTGTACCGTGGGGGCTCTCTGGTTATATTCCGCTCCTGCATCACCTGGGGACTGACTACTGCCATCAACGAATCCCTAAAAGGAAAATAGGGAGAAACTGAAAGGGGAGGGTAAGGGCCAGTCAGCAAGGGACTGTCTCTCACCTTCTTTCAGGACACATTGATGGGATATCTTGACCAAGTTCATTCTAAATGTCCACTTCCTTTCAGCTTGGTACATTAACTGCACTAGAACACTAGTTTTAAACTATATATACTATACTCGTTGTCTACCTTTGGCAAGTCAGTCTCTCAGGCAAGGAGGTTAGAACTGAGCATATCAATACCTCTGCCAAAAATTTACAAAAAACTACTACTATAGTACTACTGTCAGGGCAGGGACATATATAGaggaccctattcacaaagctttaatgaTAATTAAAGAAAGTTTCTAAAGAAGCCTGTTTTGATGGATGATATAAAGTTTTGTATGCATGAAACTGGTTCTTCAAATTACATTAGAGTTGGCCATGCCTTTTCTAATGTAGGCAGTCCTTTAGACTGGTTCCTTTTGTAATTACTCAAATACATCAAAACATTCTCAAGTTAAAGCTTCGTGAATGTGGATCATAAGTCACTGTATCGGTAGATGTCGCTCAAAGGTAAATGACCAAGGACTGGATATACTGGTAATATTTCTCCAATGATGTGCtacataatatttattttcacaaactAAGGAAACAAGCCTGATAGCAATGGTCAGTGGCCTTAACTAAATATTCAAGATCAATGTGATACCTTCTTCTATTTATGTGAGATGTCCATGTGATTCTCTGTTCAAAAGCTATGCCTATTTAGATTTTTAGTGACAGATTTATTAAtatcatttaaattttttttttttttaaccgtaaTCTttagtagtttgtttttttaataagctgTGCTTGAACCACTGTAAAGGATGTATCGCCTTGCTACTCTCTTAACAGGGTCTAAAGATTGCTTGTATCTTGTCTTATCGAATCCAGCAGTCTCTGGTGCTGTGCAATGAGGAATGCTGGGTCTCAACATCAAAGAATCAAGAAAAGACTTTATAAATGAGTTTCTACCATAGCGTCTCAACATATTTTAAAGTTCTTTGGATATTTGCCATATTGTATCCTGTATGCACGTGTTGTTTCGTATGATGGGACGGACGCTGCCTGTAGTATTCACCATGAATCTCTTTGTTTTGTGATGGGGAGTGTCAGCACAGATTCATGTTAgactctcttttttttcattattgtgtAGATTTAATTCAGTAAAAGGCAGGTTCAATTTAAATAAGTTTATTATCTTACATGTAGCTTGCAAAGCTTGAATCAAGATACTAAGACATCCAAATCAGGTAAAAATTACTACTCTGAATATATCTATTAACTTTTACactcaataatactgtttttaaatgtattgaaaataatgaaaactaatatATTGTATAGTATTACAAAACAATATAGTAATATTTATTTGGTGCAATAGATGGCGCTGTGCCACACTTTTTCATTTACTTTAAATAACAGCTATTAAACACAGTCATGACACAGTCAGTAGTGAGAACAGAACAGCACACGTGTAGAGTCAGTGTTTATTTGTTCTGGAAGGATACATTTCTCTATAATTATCACCTCTAAGTCTCTTTTTctagactattaaccagtaatgTGAAACATATTTTGCAGTCTTGGATAAGGAAGGACCTGCCAGCCTGTGTCAGATCTGCTTTTTGTGCTGGCCTCCGTTTCTTAAAACAGggaaatgcagcttttatatattgtaGAATACATTAGAGGGAtgctattttaaatacaagtGACCTATTCATGCAAGGGACATCCTATTTACACAAATGTGAGTCCTACAGACGGAATAGTTTTTctctatatcatttttttctgtgtaCAATACATCATTGCACTGaatgacattttacagtataaCAACATACTGTAATATTTTATCTAACAGTGGTCTGGGTGGATTCAGGTGGGGTTAATCTATAAAGATGAACCACATAGCTGGTAAATGAAAACCCAAAAGAAACCAGTTTTGTTTTGCCTAGACCCAGAATTAGAAGCTATTGGACAAACTTAAAACCAGCGCTGGCGATACAATTGCAGTGGTGTCCTGATTGTACTACTGTCCTGTGAGGATCTGCAAATCTGTGACCTCCATACTGCTGTTGAATGCAGTATGGTCTGACTAGCAGAACCTGTCCCCAGGCCTTGTGGTACAGCTTAACCGGGAACTGACAGCTGATCAGGGTCAGGGAAGGGTAGGTGTAAGAACAAGCTGTAAACTGCAAGTAAGCAGAGAGATACCATTGGCAGAAAGTACCGTTCTAATAAATGTCATTTACATTGAATAAGCCCATGCAAAACCACAGCTTTATCAGCAAAGGCAACAGCAGGGATCTGAAGCAAATATAGTGTATTAACATAGTGCCTTGGTACTGCCATGGTGGATCATACCGTTGTGATACCATTGGTATTACACCATTGTATTGCCACTGATAACCAAGTATGTTAGCTCATACACTAAAGCACACCTCACCCACAGCCTCTCTCTCGCAGTAAGTGATTCAGGAACTTAGAACTTTAAATATATGCCAGTagcatatatttttaatttaactgtattttaatttacaaaaatgaaGTATCCTTTTACTGTCATTAATTGTGAATAGCTATCATGCTTTTGTGTTAAATTACCACaatgtttttaacaaataaatgtactgtaataaTGTATAATTGTACTGTATGCCATTAATGTCATTAAATGGGAATTCACATCACAAATTTGGAATGTGTAATGTATAAAAGGCAATATTATCTGATTCTGATTAATCTTTACCTGGATGTTATAATTGTATATACTTTTTCAGTgtactgtgtttatatatatatatatatatatatatatatatatatatatatatatatatatatatatatatatatatacagtgccttgcgaaagtattcggcccccttgaactttgcgaccttttgccacatttcaggcttcaaacataaagatatgaaactgtaattttttgtgaagaatcaacaacaagtgggacacaatcatgaagtggaatgaaatttattggatatttcaaacttttttaacaaataaaaacctgaaaaattgggcgtgcaaaattattcagcccctttactttcagtgcagcaaactctctccagaagttcagtgaggatctctgaatgatccaatgttgacctaaatgactaatgatgataaatagaatccacctgtgtgtaatcaagtctccgtataaatgcacctgcactgtgatagtctcagaggtccgtttaaagcgcagagagcatcatgaagaacaaggaacacaccaggcaggtccgagatactgttgtggagatgtttaaagccggatttggatacaaaaagatttcccaagctttaaacatcccaaggagcactgtgcaagtgataatattgaaatggaaggagtatcagaccgctgcaaatctaccaagatctggccgtccctctaaactttcagctcatacaatgagaagactgatcagagatgcagccaa encodes the following:
- the LOC117412148 gene encoding solute carrier family 25 member 53-like, encoding MQAGNPDSQEAGTLPGGLRLWTNSYVNGAASTFLTTLVTFPIYKTIFRQQLHTVMVQEALQQLHKEGLSKFYRGVLPPLLGKTVQGIVLFGTYDTVLHWMSPQATLNRPQSLYHCSLAGMLSGFIEALVLTPCERVQNVLQDSRKDARLPTIRSILQEFNSYGVGKRLKLGYYRGLFPIIFRNGLGSALYFGFKDPIRDALSEKGLPSWLSSFVSGSVNGMGASLLLYPLSVLITNMQAQVGGEVRSTGHSFRALWESRQGRVSLLYRGGSLVIFRSCITWGLTTAINESLKGK